CCCGGAGATTTTTCGGTTCCGATCTTGGAATACCAATCCGCTCCCTTGTCTAGGATATGAGGAATCGCTGAAAAAGTTTCCACGTTATTGACCACGGTCGGAGAACGATACAGTCCCGAAACGGCGGGAAAAGGAGGTTTGAGTCTCGGATGGCCCCTCCTACCTTCGAGAGAATTGATGAGCGCGGTTTCTTCTCCGCAGATATAGGCGCCCGCGCCTTCGTATAAAATCAGATCGAAGTCGAATCCGCTTCCGAGAATGTTTTGTCCGAGATAACCCTTCGCATAGGCTTCGTCGATCGCCTTCTGCATGGTTTTGGCGCCTTTTTGAAATTCTCCCCGAATGTAAAAGAATCCTTTGTTCGAACCGATGGCTTTCGCTCCGATGATCATCCCTTCTATGATCTGGTGCGGAAGGTTCTCGATCAGTTTACGATCTTTGAATGTTCCCGGTTCGCCTTCGTCTGCGTTGCAGATGATATATTTCGGTTTCGGAATGTCTTTCGGAATGAAAGACCACTTGAGTCCGGTCGGAAATCCCGCGCCCCCCCTTCCTCGGAGTCCGGATTTTTTCACCTCGGCGATGATGTCGTCCGGTTTCATCGAAAGCGCTTTTTTTAAACCGTCGTATCCGTGAACCGATTCGTAAAACTCGAGTTTGGCGGACTGAGGGTTGTCTATGTATTTCGTAAGAAGTTTCATTTCCGCCATAAGGGTTTCCTTTTGTCAGTTCAGGTTATCGAGAATCCGGTCCACTTTTTCGGGAGTCAGTTGCTCGTAAAAATCATCGCCTATCTGGACCATCGGAGCGTAACCGCAGGCGCCCAGACATTCCACTTCTTCCAAAGTGAACTTACCGTCCGGAGTCGTCTGTCCCGTATGAATTCCCAAACGTTTGCAAATATGTTTTTCGATTTCGTCGCTTCCTCGCAGATAACAGCTCGAAGTTCCGCAAATTTGAATATGATACTTACCCACCGGTTTTTTGTTGTAGAGAGTATAGAACGTCGCGACACCGTAAACTTGCGCGAGAGAAATCGGGTCTCCCAGACGGTCCGCGATATAATTCATTCCGTCCTGATCCACAAAGCCGTTTTCTCTCTGTAAAATATACAAACAAGGGAGAACAAGAGAGCGTTTGTCCGGAAACACTTCCAACATCTTTTGGAATCTTTTTTCGGATTCTTCGCTAAACTTGTAGCTCATCAGCAGTCCAACTCCCCCGCGATCACGTTCAAAGAACTCATCGTCGCAACCGAATCGGCGAGAAGCCCTCCCCGAACCAATTCCGCAAACGATTGATAATACCAGAAACAAGGGCGTCTAACGTGAACTCTCCAGGGAGATTTTTCCCCTTCGGATACGATGTAAAATCCGAGTTCTCCGTTGGCGGCTTCCGTCGCCATGTAGTGTTCTCCCGGAGGAACTTTGACTCCGTGCATGATGATTTTGAAGTGATAGATCAACTCTTCCATGTTGTTGTAGACTTTGTTCTTTTCGGGAAGATACGCATGCGGAAGATCCGCGTGCCAGGGTCCGGTCGGGATTCCGTCTATCAGCTGTTCGATGATCCGGATCGACTGACGCATCTCTTCCATTCTCACAAGACTGCGGTGCAGAACGCTTCCGTCCTCTCCGACCGGAACGTCGAAGTCGACTTTATCATACAATAGATAGGGCTCGTCCTTACGAACGTCCCAATCCACTCCCGCGGCTCTGAGATTCGGCCCGGTAAACCCGTAGGCGATCGCGTTTTCGGCGGAAATTCCTCCGATTCCTTCGGTGCGTCCCAGAAAAATTTTATTCTTTAAAAGAAGACTATTGAATTCCTCGATCGCGGGCTTCAGTCCCTTACAAACGAGTTTGATTTCCTTCGCGAAGTCGGGATAGATATCTCTTTCGAGTCCGCCGATTCTACAAAACGTAGTAGTTAATCTCGCACCGGTGAGTTTTTCAATAATTTGATAGATATTTTCGCGATGATGAAAAAGGTGCAACATTCCGGAAAAGGCCCCGAGATCCACTCCGAGAATACCCGTGCAGATGATATGATCCATGATCCGGGAAAGTTCGGAGATGATCATTCTCACATACGTTACGCGATCCGGCACGTCCACTTGCATCATCTTTTCCACCGCGAGAATCCAACCGATGTTGTTTAGCGGAGTGGAAACGTAGTTCATCCGATCCGTGCAGACCAGGAACTGATTGTATGTATAACGTTCTCCTAATTTTTCAAAACAACGATGCACATATCCGATCACGGACTCGGCTTCCACGATTCTTTCCCCGTCAATCTGGATCACGTTTTGCAAAATTCCGTGCGTCGCCGGATGGGAAGGTCCGAGGTTTACAAGAAGATGCCCTTCGGGAAGATTTTTATATTTCTGTTGGAAATGTTCCGCTGTCTTTTCGTACATCATATTACTTCTTCCCTCCTTCCTTGGTAATATCCTCGTTCACGTGGATATGAAGAAGGTCCTCGATCAGATAATCCTGACCGAATCCTTCCAACGGAAAATCCTTCCGCAAGGGATGTCCTTGAAAATTGTCGGGCATCAAAATCCGATCCAGGTTCGGATGACCCATAAAGGATATTCCGAAAAGATCATATACTTCCCTTTCCGGCCAGTTGGCTCCCTTATAAACGTTAGTCACGCTGGGAACAGATTCCCCGTCTTCGACCCGAACCTTGATCCGAATTTTGCTCGCGGCCTTATTTCCGGAACGAAGCAGATAATTGACTTCGAATCGGGGTTCTTTTTTTCCGAGCCAATCCACCGCGGTTAAGTCGTTTAGAAAATTATAATTCAGTGTCGGATGATTTTTAAGAGCGTTCAATACGGGAACAATGCCTTCGGCCTTTAGATAAAAAACCGGAACGTTGGAGACGATCGGTTCTTGTACGTCCAAAAAATGCGGAAATTTTTCTTTGAGGAAACGCTCTATTTCTTCTTTCATCGTACGACCAGGGGTTTATTTCTTTCGTTCAATTCCTGGATTTTTTGCATCACTTCCTGACGTCTCGCTTCCAGTCCCTGGGTTTTTAGTTTCGTCTGCAATTTAACGAGTGCGTCTAAAATCGCTTCCGGTCTGGGAGGACAACCGGGGACATATATATCCACCGGAAGAATTCGGTCCACCCCCTGCAAAACTCCGTAGGTGTTGAACATTCCCCCGGAGGAAGCGCAAGCCCCGACGCTAATGACGAACTTGGGTTCCGCCATTTGATCGTAAATCTGTCGAAGAACGGGAGCCATCTTGTATGTGATCGTCCCCAATACGAGAATCATGTCCGCCTGACGCGGAGAAAACGAAGGACGTTCCGCCCCGAAACGAGCGATGTCGTAATCGGAACAGGCAGTACTCATATATTCGATTCCGCAACAAGCGGTAGCGAAGGGAAAAGGCCAAAGGGAGTTGCCCCTTCCCCATTGAATCACGGATTCGATGTTTCCGAGCTGGAGCATGTCTCCCAGGACCTGACCCGGAGCTTTACTCAAATCACTCAATCCCATTCCAGCGCTCCTTTCTTCCAGATATAGTATAAACCCACAACCAAGGTCAGGACAAACACAAACATCTCGAAGACGAGAAAAAAACCGAGCCCAGCGTTTTTGAATCCGATCAGATTGACCGCGTAAGGAAACAAAAAGACCGCCTCAATGTCGAAGAGAATGAAAAGAACCGCGACCAGATAAAACTTGATATTAAACAATCCTCTCGCGTCTCCGTAATACTGCACTCCGCACTCAAATGCGTCTTGCGGCTTCGATTTTTTTTTCGGACCGATGAGTATGGCAAGGGTAAGAATCAGAGCGGAGAATCCGACTCCGAATAAAAATTGAATCAATAACGGGCCAAGGTGTTCGGGAGCGCTATTCATTGAAATCGTATAAGCTGGCATTTTGTTTACCACATGCTACTATTAGAACCGGATTCATAGCATCAATTACACTCTCGTTTGTATATAACCTGTCAACCTGAAATTCAAACGGATTGTTTTTTGGATCGAATGTTTCCGCACCATTCCCCAGAACGGAAGCACTTCCGCTTGATCTAAGATTCGACCCTAAGAAGAAAAAATTCTCCATAAAAAATACAAGAACCTCCAAGACAAAACCAAATCGAAACGAGCAAGAGCCACCCCAAAGAAAATCAAGTATTCTCAAGCGAAAACGATTGCAGGAGTTTTAAAAAGCACAACGTTTTTAGTTTTGCGGTTTGTATCTTTTCGTAATAGAAATCGAAGTCGGGATATATCTCTTCCGAGTCCGCCCTTTATGATAGATTGGAAATATCCTAAATTGGGATTTCGATCCGAGGCCAAAAATCTCAAACCTCATTGATAAAAAACGAATAGACAAATGATATATCTGGCAACTGGTAGTAATGAAACGAAGAAGGGAAAACGATTTGTCCATTACTTACGATTCATTTTATTTTTCCCGGAAGAGAAATCTCATTCCCTCTTTCAAAAGTCTTTTTTACGTACTGCTCCTTTTTGTATTCCTTCAATGTTCGTCTTCGAAAAATTCCATCTTGGGAACGGTATTCGTTCGCAAAGGTTTCACACCGGAAAAAAAAATACGGCACGTAATTTTTCCGGTTCGGATCCGATCCAGCTGGTTGATAAAAAATGAGAACGCGGAGCAAAGGAAATTTTTAGAGTCCAGAAGTTATGAAAAATTAGAAATGGCTATCCTCAAATACGGAGGGAAGATCCAAGAAAAATACAACGCGGAAAAACAGTTTCGATCCGCGTTTGCGACGGACAATTCCTTCAGCGAGGAGAAAGGAATACAAATCGCCAAACAGCTCCAAGGCGACGTAGTCGTATTTGCGGAAGTGACGGATTACGGAACCGCTTCCGGAAATTCGATTCTAGAAGTCACGGTGAAAGCAATCGATGTCGATAGCGGAGAAATCGTCTGGAAAGCGATCTATTCCGGAAAGGCGCGCGGCCTTCAGGATAATATCGATTTGTCCATTTTAGAATCAGAAATTTTTGAACATCTTACGGAAAAATTAAAAAACAAAACGGAGTAAAAGGAGAAAAGCATGGCTAAGGTAGTATTGTCCAGTTTTGCAGAATTAGAGGCCTATACCGGAAAAGAAATCGGGGTTTCCGATTATCACACAGTAACTCAGGAACAGGTCAACAAATTCGCAGACGCAACCTTGGACCATCAGTGGATTCACACGGACCCAAATCGAGCGGCAAAAGAATCCCCTTTCGGAGGGACGATCGCACACGGTTATCTTACCTTATCCATGGCCCCATATCTCTTATCCCAAATATTAGAATTAAAGAATATTAAGATGGGAATTAATTATGGGATGGAAAAACTTCGGTTTTTAGAACCGGTAAAAGTAGGAAGCAAATTGAGGATTAGAGCGGAGTTGGTAGAGCTGAAAGACCTAAGAGGCACAGCGAGAATGACTCTGAAAATGACTTTTGAAACCGAAGGGTCCGCAAAAGCGGCCGCGGTAGGGGAAGTGATTTATCTATATCAATTCGCCTGATAGAAAAATATTCTAAAATTAGGTAAAATATGAGTCCTAGACTGATCATCTATATGATCTCGAGAATTCGAGACGAATTTCACAAACATCTAAACCTAGAATTGAAAGAAAAGGGATTAAGTCCGTTAACAACCACTCATGCGGATATCCTGTTCGCACTCGTAAAAAAGAAAAAAGCGCAAATGCAGGAAATCGCCAAGATGATCAATCGAGACAAATCCACATTAACCGCTCTTGTCGATAAGCTGGAAGTGTTGGGATTTGTATCGAGAACGAAAGATTCGGAAGATCAGAGAATCGTCCATTTGGAACTTACTCCTAAGGCGTCTTCCATTCGACCCGTGCTGCTCGGAATTTCCAGGTCTATCGTGAACAATTTATATCGGGGCTTTACCGAAGGTGAAAAAAAAGAATTGGCTCGTCTGTTAATGAAGTTGTATCAAAATCAAAATCGCGAATCCGCCACAGCGATAGAACTCCTTCAGTAAATCGTCCCATGCTTTTTATTCAAATCGCCTCCTGGACTTCCAGTTTGATTTTATTCGCCCTTTCCGGAATTCATTTTTATTGGGTGGTGAAAGGAAAAATTGGAACCAATAATCGGGTTATTCCGGAAATACAAGGCAAACCGGCATTTCAACCCGGAAGGTTTGCCACCGCAATAGTAGGAATCCTTTTATTATTAGCGGCCTTATTTCCGATCGGTCTACAGGTTTCATTCGGAATTTTCCGATACGTTTTTCAATACGGAACGTACTTTTTATCCGCGACGTTTTTACTCAGAGCAATCGGAGATTTTCGACTTCTCGGCTTTTTCAAAAAGATTCGAGATACGAAATTTGCAAAAAACGACACCGCTTATTATTCTCCTCTTTGTCTTCTACTTTCCGTCCTTTTGTTCGTTTCCACACTCTAAATCAAATAGAGAGGCCTTAAAGCGATCTTCAATTTATTCTCGCTTGGGATATAGAAAATTCTACTCGAATATAGTCATAACCAACCCCACAAATTAAAAAGGATTTTGGGATAATGAGGATCAAAAACTGATATTTTTCAAGTGTTCCGACAAGAATGATACTTTTTACTTGCAAAAAGTATCATTTTCTGATAGAGAAAAATTTCCCGAACCTTCCACCCAAAAATAAGGGACACTCAGGCACAACGCTTCCTTAAGGGGCGCGTTGTGGGAACTAAGTTTCACAGAGGATTTTGTCGTAATTCCGACAGATTTTTATCTTCGGAGCCAAATACTTGTGGGGTTATGGAATATA
The nucleotide sequence above comes from Leptospira weilii. Encoded proteins:
- the nuoF gene encoding NADH-quinone oxidoreductase subunit NuoF, producing the protein MAEMKLLTKYIDNPQSAKLEFYESVHGYDGLKKALSMKPDDIIAEVKKSGLRGRGGAGFPTGLKWSFIPKDIPKPKYIICNADEGEPGTFKDRKLIENLPHQIIEGMIIGAKAIGSNKGFFYIRGEFQKGAKTMQKAIDEAYAKGYLGQNILGSGFDFDLILYEGAGAYICGEETALINSLEGRRGHPRLKPPFPAVSGLYRSPTVVNNVETFSAIPHILDKGADWYSKIGTEKSPGTRLFSVSGHVKRPGVYEIELGTPLLELVNDLCGGIVDDKPLKAIIPGGSSVPILTAEECKTANMDFESMAAHKTMLGSGAVIVLAEGADIVETTYRFARFYAHESCGQCTPCREGTHWVRDILYKIREGEGTTKDIELILSLSRNMEGGTTICPLSDACVGAVRPAIQKFRAEFDARLKEKPTPVPDHPRRRKEDRVGEAAGGQRTP
- the nuoE gene encoding NADH-quinone oxidoreductase subunit NuoE, with the protein product MSYKFSEESEKRFQKMLEVFPDKRSLVLPCLYILQRENGFVDQDGMNYIADRLGDPISLAQVYGVATFYTLYNKKPVGKYHIQICGTSSCYLRGSDEIEKHICKRLGIHTGQTTPDGKFTLEEVECLGACGYAPMVQIGDDFYEQLTPEKVDRILDNLN
- a CDS encoding NADH-quinone oxidoreductase subunit A; translation: MNSAPEHLGPLLIQFLFGVGFSALILTLAILIGPKKKSKPQDAFECGVQYYGDARGLFNIKFYLVAVLFILFDIEAVFLFPYAVNLIGFKNAGLGFFLVFEMFVFVLTLVVGLYYIWKKGALEWD
- a CDS encoding DUF3995 domain-containing protein, with product MLFIQIASWTSSLILFALSGIHFYWVVKGKIGTNNRVIPEIQGKPAFQPGRFATAIVGILLLLAALFPIGLQVSFGIFRYVFQYGTYFLSATFLLRAIGDFRLLGFFKKIRDTKFAKNDTAYYSPLCLLLSVLLFVSTL
- a CDS encoding NADH-quinone oxidoreductase subunit B; translated protein: MGLSDLSKAPGQVLGDMLQLGNIESVIQWGRGNSLWPFPFATACCGIEYMSTACSDYDIARFGAERPSFSPRQADMILVLGTITYKMAPVLRQIYDQMAEPKFVISVGACASSGGMFNTYGVLQGVDRILPVDIYVPGCPPRPEAILDALVKLQTKLKTQGLEARRQEVMQKIQELNERNKPLVVR
- a CDS encoding MaoC family dehydratase, with amino-acid sequence MAKVVLSSFAELEAYTGKEIGVSDYHTVTQEQVNKFADATLDHQWIHTDPNRAAKESPFGGTIAHGYLTLSMAPYLLSQILELKNIKMGINYGMEKLRFLEPVKVGSKLRIRAELVELKDLRGTARMTLKMTFETEGSAKAAAVGEVIYLYQFA
- a CDS encoding MarR family winged helix-turn-helix transcriptional regulator, encoding MSPRLIIYMISRIRDEFHKHLNLELKEKGLSPLTTTHADILFALVKKKKAQMQEIAKMINRDKSTLTALVDKLEVLGFVSRTKDSEDQRIVHLELTPKASSIRPVLLGISRSIVNNLYRGFTEGEKKELARLLMKLYQNQNRESATAIELLQ
- the nuoD gene encoding NADH dehydrogenase (quinone) subunit D, whose protein sequence is MMYEKTAEHFQQKYKNLPEGHLLVNLGPSHPATHGILQNVIQIDGERIVEAESVIGYVHRCFEKLGERYTYNQFLVCTDRMNYVSTPLNNIGWILAVEKMMQVDVPDRVTYVRMIISELSRIMDHIICTGILGVDLGAFSGMLHLFHHRENIYQIIEKLTGARLTTTFCRIGGLERDIYPDFAKEIKLVCKGLKPAIEEFNSLLLKNKIFLGRTEGIGGISAENAIAYGFTGPNLRAAGVDWDVRKDEPYLLYDKVDFDVPVGEDGSVLHRSLVRMEEMRQSIRIIEQLIDGIPTGPWHADLPHAYLPEKNKVYNNMEELIYHFKIIMHGVKVPPGEHYMATEAANGELGFYIVSEGEKSPWRVHVRRPCFWYYQSFAELVRGGLLADSVATMSSLNVIAGELDC
- a CDS encoding NADH-quinone oxidoreductase subunit C is translated as MKEEIERFLKEKFPHFLDVQEPIVSNVPVFYLKAEGIVPVLNALKNHPTLNYNFLNDLTAVDWLGKKEPRFEVNYLLRSGNKAASKIRIKVRVEDGESVPSVTNVYKGANWPEREVYDLFGISFMGHPNLDRILMPDNFQGHPLRKDFPLEGFGQDYLIEDLLHIHVNEDITKEGGKK